ggacctATGCTAGGGACctatgcaataaaaggtagtgaaacaagagataaatgatggtattacagcatagggaaaagtccctactttggtacatTAGCTATCAGTATTTAAGATGAAACTTTGTCTTTTCCTTTTGTTTTCAGGTCAACAGAAGCAAAGAAATTTTTAGCATACTGTGTGATTCATTTGAACAGTTTATTATCAGAACAAGATAGTGAAAATGATTTCTCAACCTACTGTACACTGGGTGGTTGCTTGTCCCGGCTGGGCCACTACAGTGAAGCATTAGAGAAGATCAAGAAGGCACTTGAGATTAGGCAAGAGGCAAAGGCATTGTGGTTTTGTAGATTAGTGGAGAAACAAATTAAATTTGATCACGATAGGGAGTTGAGACTGTCTTCTACATCATTAGTGTCATCTAAACTACCTGTCCCTGTACCAGTAAGTTACCAGTTGAAACAATATACaatgtgtaaatatgtacagttaaacctctctaatccgacacctGCGTAATTCAGAGTCCTCTTTAATCcaaccaaaatgtcatttaactacacttttgtatagaaaacagcctctgtaatctgacacctctgtactccATAATCCGACACAAAACTTGATTCCTTAGACTTGGAAGTACATTGTTTTTGACCTTTGTAATCCAATGGCAGCATtaaaacaatcacagaaaataatttttaagcaaccaaagcatttaattggttgacAATAATAGTAGAAAAGCTGTAATACTTGCAAATTCTAACATTGTGTGATCCGttttacctgtaatttactgcataatcctagatattgtacaatgtcggATTACAGAGGAGCAAAATTTATGGTTCCCATTGAGcattggattagagaggtttgattGTATGAAATTTAATATTAATATCCCATCAATTAAGCTTCAGTGTTCACCTCATTAAAAGGAATTTTGTAATGTGGATGCATGTAAGTAAAATATCTTTCATCTAAACTACTAATGTATTTTGTTTGTGTAAGTCTTTTGTAAAAGCAGTGAATTCTCAATTAGAGTATagtgctctattggagtatagtgctctattggagtatagtGCTCTATTGGAGTGTAGTGCTCTATTGGAGTGTAGTGCTCTTTATACCTTGTTTTTCTCCTACTTCCACATTTATATGCCAAGGCACTAAAAAAGCAAAACTTGTGAAGTGTCCTTTAAAACATAGTGCCAACAGATGTTCAGCAATACTAGTACATTTAGCAGTCAACAATGGCCTGGGCAAATccagcatggggcatttgggacaaatgcATCCCCCATCCCTCCACCATTTCCTTTTAGAAGAGCTATATTTACCATTAGAGCCAATATCAGTTTATTGCTCTAGAATTACTGACTTTCAGATTAAAATCCAGACATATCGTCTCCCTTTACATTCAAACTGTCACCCAGTACCTCTGTACGtagtaagcgcctctaaaaataattattattttgcaGGTGTTTACGTTATAAGCCATTATTAGCTTTTGTAACtgcttttaagacttcataaCCTTCTGCAATGACCTAAGtggcaaaattcaacagtgaacACTATACTGAGAGGGTATTTGCTGCTATATGTATACATCAACTATAACagattgtaactagttacatactAGCTGCTCAGAGTGGCCTCCCCTTTTTAATGGTATGGACCTGAACTTGTTTGTACCCCTCCCCTTTGCCAGCTCCTGGCCCCTAgtcaatttgtaagttaatgtGTAGTTATAACAAATTGTGGTATTGATTTAGGTGGAACGAAGAAGTGTTGATGATTTATCACTACAAGAGTTCTTCACATCATATGCCAGTGCCCATGTTCCAGTGATAATCACTGGACTGGTCGGCCACATGACTAAAATTCCCTGGACAATCGACTATGTTAAATTGGTAAGGAATTGCACATAGCAAACTGCTTTATTGTTGGCATTAAAGAAACTCTGGTGTCATGGCAAGCTTAGGCAAAGCATAATTTATAGTGCTAAGCTGGCAAATTTTGATGTAgcaaatacataaaattataatgGAAGATTTTAcataagattgaactactctaatagagcagtcattcacgtaaatcatacggaaatataatttttatcacaaaaaattTTTGTGAGTATATTTTCTCTTTGTAGGCTATTGGTTCTCAAGTGGCTCCTCTTAAAAGACATGTCCAAGACTCAGCAGAGTGGGCCAAACTAGAGCCAGCTGATACTTGCACAGTTGAAGAATTCATATCGTCTCTTACAAAGGAAGGAGAAACTCGCTATCTCTTTGATTGGAGTCTTCCCCTTTATGCACCAGAATTGGCTCAAGAGTTAACTATTCCTAAATATTTTGCCAATGATTTCCTGCAACGTACTGGGACAGACAGCATGTACTATAACAGCTGGCCCAGTCTGTTCATTGCTCCAAAAGACGTCTTCAGTGCAATGCATATTGATGCTTTTGGGTCTAACTTTTGGATGGCATTATTCCAAGGAAGGAAAAGGTAAACTCATAGATAGATTGAGTTACATAGTTCTGTACCATATGAGTATTGCAACCCTGCATGTTAGTAGACTTTTATTTGATTCGATAGCACAAATATTTAGATATCGTGCAGTATGGTATAGTAGAGATTTGTACTTTCTTACAAAAAATGTTACTAGCCTCACAATGCCTTGGCAATGTTGATTAGGAATTAAGCTTCAGAGCgaccaaaaatgcttccaatcaGTTGCTATGGGATTTAAAAATATACAGAATTTTCTaatgactaactgcctgcctgcctgatgccttgagacacgataatggctaaggctactgacttaatttttttcattttttcaTTGTTAGATGTTGCAACAGGTGCCTTTAGGCATACCACAGCATGTACAATGTGCACATCATGCACCTTACCTTTGCGTTCTCATTAATATTAATAGAAAAGGGTGTCGATTTACTGTATGAtgacttccctacatttgtaatggagattgtgactggatttgattgcagaggtgcttcttgtaatgttcttcatttgtaacagttgaaaatgaaatgtaatggccacttcaattTTGAGTAATTGATAGTCGGAACACATGTTCAGACTATGGTACTGTTCtgtcttttgatgcagtatgcactggtttaccagtcataattatatgTTACAAAAATGAGAAGGAAAATTTCGAAAAGTCATGGGTATAAAaaccactagtgtatctgcaggtgtaggcaacctcccttatttcactatactttttattatgTCCTAATTTAGCTACAATTTTTTTCTTCAATTTTTGAGTATATGACTTACTGTATATGTGAGCATATAATATGTCCTCATTTATTTGCACATTTAGGTGGACATTTTTTTCACCAGAAGACACTTGTTGTTTGTACCCTCGGGTAGATTCTACAATGGACCCAACATTTGACATAGACTTTACTGAGTCCAACTTAGCCGACTATCCTGCACTGGCTTTTGTTACACCACGAGAATGCATTCTCTGTCCTGGTGAGATTCTGTTTGTTCCAGCTGGATGCCCCCATAGAGTAGAGAACTTGGAAGAATCCTTAGCCATTTCAGCAAACTTCGTAGATAGTTCCAACTTTGAACTAGTCCAACAGGAACTACAGATCAATGGTCTGATTGATGAGAGAGCTGCAGAACTTTATGAAATCCTTTCCAACAAACAATTTAATTCACAGATGGATTTTACTACTTCACATTTAGAATGGAATAAATTCAAACAGAAACTGACACAGTGACCATATACGTAGTCCATTATTGCATATAATTACCTAACTTCTGCTAGTATAATTTGTGCTATTGGTATAACAAAAATGCTTGTAATATTAAAGCTGTGAATATCTATTGTCTCACAGATACCCAAACTCCATTGTTCCAGGTAACTGGATCTCTTTTGACGAATGCAACCCATTCATTATGCAGATTCATTCAATAAAACATTGCAATGTAATGCTCTAATTGAGCAAACAGTTTACAATCAAATATTTGCTCTTTGGGTAACAGAAGTCTGGGTAACCCAGGGatccactgtacatgtaactacAAAACATTGTGTTATACACATTTGGGATTTTTTATATAATGCAACTGAAAGTTGAGCAATTCTGAATTAATGAAATACTGTTTGAAAATGTAGAAATGTACAAAATAAAAAGATTGCAAAACATGTCAGTTTAATAATCTACCCACTAGCTCAAACACAAGACATGTACATTTATTCACTATCACCCCCACATGGCCACACCTATTTGATGTCTCCTTGTGTCATCTATGACACCATGACACTTTTGGATACAGCAGACAGTGGTATGTCATGAACCTGCAGGAAGTGGAATACAATTGAACTATCAAGAGCAACAAGAGAATAATATGAACTCTTATACCATAGTACATAGTTACCTTGTTGGATCATCTTTAAATCGTGATGTGAGTGGGACAGTGTGGCCATATGTGGTTTTATTTTTTGATGTCAAGTAACTAATGGTGACCTGGAAGAGCATGTAAAAGTATATAAACACCTAATTGTTATTTTCAGATGTTGGACCACTCTACTAGTAATACCAACAATGCTGTAGCCTGTAGATAGAGATTTTAACCCCTAATGATTACTGTGAATGAAGATTTTAatgtaggcttgagccaattatgctttgaaaatggcctattatgcttttgagcagtgctgaaaaatccagcctattatgctcaaaattatgctcttaaAATCACGATTATGCTCTacagttggctgttttattagagtatatcagcctttccagactgctgtattacagtaagggactgctctattagagtatctctagctTATTTCCGTGAAGTGTGAATATCAGCcaaaaaacaataaaaataataacattgcacattttcttaatatgaaatgcagtataaGGTGTACTGTGgtcatgttttgctgtatttttagTGCACGAATTGCGTatttaattaaaaatcttgaaaatcatcctagtatgctggcataatgcttgatgcttttgctagccgattatgcttgaaattatgctggcataattggcacaagcctattTTAATGTCACTAAAACCATGCAAGTGTTCTTGTGAACTATAACCTATATATAGTGAGGTAATTTTTAACAGCTACTCTATAcgtacatatgtgaccgtctcagcaaaaacccgacttgttcacacaagcatgcatatcgagaaaattaaaatttaaaaaaaaacaacgtaaaattatgcaagttacaAAGACA
The nucleotide sequence above comes from Dysidea avara chromosome 3, odDysAvar1.4, whole genome shotgun sequence. Encoded proteins:
- the LOC136250457 gene encoding lysine-specific demethylase 8-like, with translation MIRGGFKRPNCSDSPGLVPSCKKTAKFTDVDCKQLCGFSAEDLLDAVSPRDAKLLQGDVSDVDVLLARWWRRRSRDGQTVQSSISTVISPRTRIRCISRSTEAKKFLAYCVIHLNSLLSEQDSENDFSTYCTLGGCLSRLGHYSEALEKIKKALEIRQEAKALWFCRLVEKQIKFDHDRELRLSSTSLVSSKLPVPVPVERRSVDDLSLQEFFTSYASAHVPVIITGLVGHMTKIPWTIDYVKLAIGSQVAPLKRHVQDSAEWAKLEPADTCTVEEFISSLTKEGETRYLFDWSLPLYAPELAQELTIPKYFANDFLQRTGTDSMYYNSWPSLFIAPKDVFSAMHIDAFGSNFWMALFQGRKRWTFFSPEDTCCLYPRVDSTMDPTFDIDFTESNLADYPALAFVTPRECILCPGEILFVPAGCPHRVENLEESLAISANFVDSSNFELVQQELQINGLIDERAAELYEILSNKQFNSQMDFTTSHLEWNKFKQKLTQ